A DNA window from Pseudodesulfovibrio thermohalotolerans contains the following coding sequences:
- a CDS encoding IscA/HesB family protein, giving the protein MIEVTEAAQKQLEGYFQDKEASPIRVYLAAGGUAGPRLTLALDEPNDKDDVSEAGGFTFLVEKDLLAQTGNIKIDMTYYGFVVESENSVSDGSSCSCSSSSSCSSAGSGGCGC; this is encoded by the coding sequence ATGATCGAAGTCACTGAAGCTGCTCAGAAGCAGCTTGAAGGCTACTTCCAGGACAAGGAAGCGTCCCCGATCCGCGTATACCTCGCGGCCGGTGGCTGAGCTGGCCCGCGCCTGACCCTGGCTCTGGATGAGCCTAACGATAAGGACGACGTGTCCGAGGCCGGTGGATTCACCTTCCTCGTGGAAAAGGACCTGCTGGCCCAGACCGGCAACATCAAAATCGATATGACCTATTACGGATTCGTCGTCGAGTCCGAGAACTCCGTGAGCGACGGCTCCAGTTGCAGTTGCTCCTCTTCGAGTTCCTGCTCCTCGGCCGGCTCCGGCGGCTGCGGCTGCTAG
- a CDS encoding IscA/HesB family protein, whose product MITVTESAQNELNKYFEDKDVQPIRVHLADGGCSGPRLSLALDELREGDKSVEQGDLTFLINEELAEASGAVSIDMTPYGFTVSSENQIGGGGCGCSSCGTGSCGC is encoded by the coding sequence ATGATTACAGTCACCGAATCCGCTCAGAACGAACTGAATAAATATTTCGAGGACAAGGACGTGCAGCCCATCCGTGTGCATCTGGCCGACGGCGGCTGCTCCGGCCCGCGCCTGTCCCTGGCTCTGGACGAACTGCGCGAGGGCGACAAATCCGTGGAGCAGGGAGACCTGACCTTCCTCATCAATGAGGAACTGGCCGAAGCCTCGGGCGCAGTGTCCATCGACATGACCCCCTATGGTTTCACCGTCTCCTCCGAGAACCAGATCGGCGGCGGAGGCTGCGGCTGCTCTTCCTGCGGCACCGGCTCCTGCGGCTGCTAG